One genomic region from Marinobacter szutsaonensis encodes:
- the thiB gene encoding thiamine ABC transporter substrate binding subunit → MLRRSLTLFAGLALPLLASAQSNNTLTVYTHPSFAAEWGPGPGVKEAFEQKCDCTLEYVVLDSGGDILQRLRLEGNSTDADVVLGLDTGTMETARQTGLLAQHSISLDSLDLPIEWQDSLFVPYDWGYFAFVYDTEQLPNPPKSLEELVNAPEELQIIIQDPRTSTPGLGLLLWMKAVYGDRAGEKWQALSDNILTTTKSWSDGYFSLFMNGEAPMILSYSTSPAYHMAIDKTDRYQAAEFEEGHYLQVEVAALVEASEQKALARDFLQFILTADFQRHIPLKNVMFPAIDLGDELPEVFDRLIQPDNILFIDPATVAEKRKSWLDEWLNAMIP, encoded by the coding sequence ATGCTGAGACGCTCCCTGACCCTTTTTGCAGGCCTTGCGCTGCCCCTGCTGGCCAGTGCCCAGAGCAACAATACCCTGACCGTCTATACCCACCCGTCATTCGCCGCCGAATGGGGACCGGGACCCGGCGTGAAGGAAGCGTTCGAGCAAAAGTGTGACTGCACCCTGGAATATGTTGTGCTCGATAGCGGAGGCGACATACTCCAGCGGCTCCGCCTTGAGGGGAATTCCACCGACGCGGATGTCGTTCTCGGGCTGGACACCGGCACCATGGAAACCGCCCGGCAGACGGGCCTGCTAGCCCAGCACAGCATCTCTCTCGACTCCCTGGATCTGCCCATCGAGTGGCAGGATTCCCTGTTTGTGCCCTACGACTGGGGTTATTTCGCTTTCGTCTATGACACCGAACAGTTACCCAACCCTCCGAAAAGCCTGGAGGAACTGGTCAACGCACCCGAGGAACTCCAGATCATTATCCAGGATCCCCGCACCAGCACACCGGGTCTTGGCCTGCTGCTCTGGATGAAGGCCGTATACGGCGACCGGGCCGGCGAAAAATGGCAAGCCCTCAGTGATAACATTCTGACGACTACCAAGAGCTGGAGTGACGGCTACTTCTCGCTGTTCATGAACGGTGAGGCACCGATGATTCTCTCCTACTCCACGTCTCCGGCCTATCACATGGCCATCGACAAGACCGACCGTTACCAGGCGGCCGAGTTCGAGGAGGGTCATTACCTTCAAGTGGAAGTGGCGGCCCTGGTTGAAGCCTCGGAACAGAAAGCACTGGCCCGGGACTTCCTGCAGTTCATCCTGACCGCAGATTTCCAGCGCCATATTCCCCTTAAGAACGTGATGTTCCCGGCCATCGATCTGGGGGATGAATTACCGGAGGTGTTTGATCGCCTGATCCAGCCGGACAACATCCTGTTTATCGATCCGGCCACCGTGGCCGAAAAACGCAAATCCTGGCTGGATGAATGGCTCAACGCCATGATCCCGTAA
- a CDS encoding MBL fold metallo-hydrolase, which produces MQMPVVTHFFDEPTNTFSYVVKDPESNACAIVDSVLDFDYAAGRTDVRSADEIIRFIDDGGLKVEWILETHVHADHLSAAPYLQEQLGGKTGIGQKIVDVQEVFGKAFNAGTEFARDGSQFDRLFEEGDTFRIGNMEGRVLHTPGHTPACLTYVIGDAAFVGDTLFAPDSGTARCDFPGGDAHTLYRSVQRVLALPGETRIFLCHDYKAPGRDEFQHETTVAEQRANNIHVREGMTEDDFVRLRTERDATLSMPRLILPSVQVNMRSGEMPPAEDNGQVYLKVPINRF; this is translated from the coding sequence ATGCAAATGCCTGTAGTCACACATTTCTTTGATGAACCGACCAATACTTTCAGCTACGTAGTAAAGGATCCCGAGAGCAATGCCTGCGCCATCGTGGATTCCGTGCTGGATTTCGACTACGCCGCCGGCCGGACTGATGTCCGTTCTGCCGACGAAATCATCCGGTTCATAGACGATGGCGGCCTGAAGGTCGAGTGGATACTCGAAACCCACGTTCACGCTGACCATCTTTCTGCAGCGCCTTACCTGCAGGAACAGCTCGGTGGCAAGACCGGCATCGGCCAGAAGATCGTCGACGTGCAGGAAGTTTTCGGCAAGGCCTTCAACGCCGGAACCGAGTTTGCCCGTGACGGCAGCCAGTTTGATCGGTTGTTCGAAGAAGGGGATACCTTCCGGATCGGCAATATGGAAGGGCGGGTGCTGCATACTCCCGGCCATACGCCTGCCTGCCTGACCTACGTTATTGGTGACGCAGCCTTTGTGGGCGATACCCTGTTTGCGCCGGATTCCGGCACCGCCCGCTGTGACTTTCCCGGCGGTGACGCTCACACCCTGTACCGCTCCGTCCAGAGGGTTCTGGCACTGCCCGGTGAGACCCGGATATTCCTGTGCCACGACTATAAAGCACCGGGCCGGGATGAGTTTCAGCATGAGACCACAGTTGCCGAGCAACGGGCCAACAATATCCACGTTCGCGAAGGCATGACCGAAGACGATTTCGTCCGGCTCCGTACCGAACGGGATGCCACGCTCAGCATGCCCCGCCTGATCCTGCCGTCGGTGCAGGTGAACATGCGGTCAGGTGAGATGCCTCCTGCC
- a CDS encoding MlaE family lipid ABC transporter permease subunit, with translation MDPSPSQSQASDPTGSRPGNARFESGGLAITGDWTLSGYHSLLQQLAALPAGAKTPKRLDLSALEHIDTAGASVLASFLGPETLEQHVATQESLPEEKADLLLAVARSLEDWQEPVPPKVSPVRLFLGHTGQQVEALGHLIWVLLGFIGQTLATLAWVLPRPKRWRVTPFVASIQDTGLNALPIVALLTFLVGAVVAFLGATVLEDFGATIYTVNLVAFSFLREFGVLLAAILLAGRTASSFTAHIGAMKVNEELDAIRTLGLSPIELLVLPRVLAMMISLPILTFVGMMAGMVGGALVCVLSLDITLTQFLAIVERDIALRHFLVGISKAPVFAFLIAVIGCLEGFKVGGSAQSVGEHTTSSVVQSIFIVILLDAIAALFFMEMGW, from the coding sequence ATGGACCCAAGCCCTTCCCAGTCCCAGGCATCTGACCCGACCGGCTCCCGACCCGGCAATGCCCGGTTCGAGTCCGGCGGGCTGGCCATTACCGGCGACTGGACCCTTTCGGGCTATCACTCGTTGTTGCAGCAACTGGCTGCGCTCCCCGCCGGGGCCAAAACTCCCAAGAGACTGGACCTTTCGGCGCTGGAGCACATCGACACAGCCGGCGCCTCGGTACTGGCATCCTTTCTCGGACCGGAAACCCTGGAGCAGCATGTTGCCACACAAGAATCCCTGCCAGAGGAAAAGGCAGACCTGCTGCTGGCCGTAGCACGGTCCCTGGAAGACTGGCAGGAGCCGGTACCGCCAAAGGTTTCACCGGTTCGCCTGTTCCTGGGCCACACTGGCCAGCAAGTGGAAGCTCTGGGACATCTGATCTGGGTGTTGCTCGGATTCATCGGCCAGACCCTTGCCACCCTGGCCTGGGTGCTGCCGCGGCCGAAGCGCTGGCGGGTAACGCCGTTCGTCGCCTCGATCCAGGACACCGGGTTGAACGCCCTGCCCATCGTCGCCCTGCTGACCTTTCTGGTCGGTGCCGTTGTCGCCTTTCTCGGTGCCACGGTACTGGAGGATTTCGGGGCCACCATTTATACCGTCAACCTGGTGGCCTTCTCGTTCCTTCGGGAATTCGGGGTGCTGCTCGCCGCCATTCTGCTGGCAGGCCGGACTGCCAGTTCGTTCACCGCCCATATCGGCGCCATGAAGGTCAACGAAGAGCTGGATGCCATTCGCACCCTGGGGCTGAGCCCCATCGAGCTGCTGGTTCTGCCCCGGGTTCTGGCCATGATGATCAGCCTTCCCATCCTGACTTTTGTCGGCATGATGGCCGGTATGGTGGGCGGCGCCCTGGTGTGCGTGCTGTCACTGGACATCACCCTCACCCAGTTTCTGGCCATTGTCGAGCGGGATATCGCCCTGCGCCATTTCCTGGTGGGTATCTCCAAGGCGCCTGTCTTTGCCTTCCTGATCGCTGTCATCGGTTGCCTGGAAGGGTTCAAGGTGGGCGGTAGTGCCCAGTCCGTGGGCGAACACACCACGTCCAGTGTGGTCCAGTCCATCTTCATCGTAATACTGCTGGATGCCATCGCTGCGCTATTCTTTATGGAAATGGGGTGGTAA
- a CDS encoding ATP-binding cassette domain-containing protein yields the protein MLEVKDLTFRYPDTETSWRFTFQVDHGQCIAINGPSGSGKSTLLNLLAGFLTPESGTIRWEGSLLNELPPWDRPVTSLFQEHNLFEHLDVQTNIGLGMHPGLKLSAEQDQAISRGLASVGMAGFESRMPGDLSGGQRQRVALLRALLRDQPILLLDEPLTGLDAEARTQLRSLLLRHKAAGKVLVLASHDVEDRKILADKQLNL from the coding sequence ATGCTTGAGGTGAAAGACCTGACATTCCGCTACCCGGACACCGAAACCAGCTGGCGATTCACGTTTCAGGTCGACCATGGACAGTGTATTGCCATAAACGGCCCCAGCGGTTCCGGAAAATCCACCCTCCTGAATCTGCTCGCCGGTTTCCTCACGCCGGAATCCGGCACCATCCGCTGGGAAGGTAGTTTACTGAATGAGCTTCCACCCTGGGATCGTCCGGTAACCAGCCTGTTTCAGGAGCACAACCTGTTCGAACACCTGGACGTACAGACCAACATTGGCCTGGGTATGCATCCGGGGCTCAAGCTGAGTGCGGAGCAGGATCAGGCTATCTCCAGGGGACTTGCCAGCGTTGGCATGGCCGGCTTTGAAAGTCGCATGCCCGGGGACCTGTCCGGCGGGCAACGTCAGCGTGTAGCCTTGCTGCGGGCGCTACTAAGGGACCAGCCGATCCTGCTCCTCGATGAGCCTCTCACGGGCCTCGATGCGGAGGCACGCACTCAGCTGCGGTCCTTGCTGCTTCGGCACAAGGCCGCGGGCAAGGTTCTGGTCCTTGCCAGTCACGATGTGGAAGATCGAAAGATACTGGCGGATAAGCAGTTGAATCTCTAA
- the thiP gene encoding thiamine/thiamine pyrophosphate ABC transporter permease yields MRQFPFGATQAPFSHPGWQIGPGLLIAGSLLTLTIAGVAALLWQAHLPEVSELWQNRYLSNVIQFTVWQATLSTLLSLALGLVIALALVRQPRFPGRNLLLRIMELSLVLPTIVAVSGLVGVFGRHGWLTSVIEHWTMVRWNLYGLNGIVLAHVFFNAPLAGRILLQALESVPAPRRRVASQLGLAGWWLWRTLDWPAVRQVLPGIAALVFTLCFTSFAIVMTLGGGPASTTLEVAIYQSLRFEFDFGRAALLAIVQLAICGAIWLLMVRRGLSANLSPQRSFSESILRPDSQGITRFRDIVLLLCFTLFLLLPLAAILFRGLPGLVTVVVDGGNPLTDLGDATLRSFAIALPAGAFSVLSALLVLTLASRGGPHLARLSSVATAVPLMIPPIVLGTGLFLLLRPSLGHSSQGLVLVALINGLMALPFVTQLLKGPLTGLDQATAQQADQLGLLGWYRWRWLHWPRLKRPLALAMAYGTGLSLGDFGVIALFGTPGQPTVPVLLYQQLGSYRMELAAGTALWLVTLLLLVFAAFNLPGYRRKQSRHQQDALKTLAEARHA; encoded by the coding sequence ATGCGTCAATTCCCGTTCGGTGCCACCCAGGCGCCATTCAGCCACCCGGGCTGGCAGATCGGCCCGGGCCTGCTCATCGCCGGCAGCCTGCTGACACTGACCATTGCCGGTGTGGCCGCGCTGCTCTGGCAGGCCCATCTGCCGGAAGTGTCCGAACTCTGGCAAAACCGCTATCTCAGCAATGTCATTCAGTTCACCGTCTGGCAGGCCACACTATCCACTTTGCTCAGCCTGGCTTTGGGGCTGGTCATTGCACTTGCCCTGGTCAGACAGCCCCGGTTCCCGGGCAGGAACCTGCTGTTACGGATAATGGAACTGAGCCTGGTTCTTCCAACAATCGTGGCGGTGTCGGGCCTCGTCGGTGTCTTTGGCCGGCACGGCTGGCTGACCTCGGTGATCGAACACTGGACCATGGTCCGCTGGAATCTCTACGGGCTGAACGGCATCGTGCTGGCCCACGTGTTTTTCAATGCACCGTTGGCCGGCCGTATCCTGCTCCAGGCACTGGAGTCGGTCCCCGCGCCCCGTCGGCGGGTCGCCAGCCAGCTCGGCCTTGCCGGCTGGTGGCTCTGGCGCACCCTTGACTGGCCGGCGGTGCGCCAGGTGTTACCAGGCATCGCGGCCCTGGTGTTTACCCTCTGCTTTACCAGTTTTGCCATCGTGATGACTCTCGGTGGAGGTCCTGCCTCCACAACCCTTGAAGTGGCGATCTACCAGTCTCTACGCTTTGAATTCGACTTCGGCCGCGCTGCCCTGCTGGCGATTGTGCAACTGGCGATCTGTGGTGCCATCTGGCTCTTGATGGTTCGTCGAGGTTTGTCCGCTAACCTTTCGCCACAACGCAGCTTTTCGGAATCCATACTCAGGCCAGACAGCCAGGGCATCACGCGGTTCCGGGATATCGTGCTGCTACTGTGCTTTACCCTGTTTCTTCTTCTGCCACTGGCCGCAATCCTGTTCCGGGGCCTGCCGGGGCTTGTCACAGTGGTCGTTGACGGTGGTAACCCGCTCACGGATCTGGGGGACGCAACGCTGCGAAGCTTCGCCATTGCCCTGCCCGCCGGCGCGTTTTCGGTGCTGTCGGCGCTCCTTGTGCTGACCCTGGCCAGTCGGGGTGGTCCGCATCTGGCCAGGTTGTCTTCGGTGGCAACCGCGGTGCCCCTGATGATCCCTCCGATCGTCCTTGGAACAGGCCTGTTTCTGCTTCTCCGGCCCAGCCTGGGGCACTCCTCGCAGGGGCTGGTGCTGGTCGCGCTGATCAATGGTCTGATGGCCCTGCCATTTGTCACCCAGCTCCTCAAGGGGCCGTTGACAGGTCTGGATCAGGCCACGGCACAGCAGGCGGACCAGCTTGGATTGTTGGGCTGGTATCGCTGGCGCTGGCTGCACTGGCCCCGGCTCAAGCGTCCCCTCGCCCTGGCCATGGCCTACGGCACCGGGCTGTCACTAGGGGATTTCGGGGTGATCGCGCTGTTCGGCACACCGGGACAACCCACGGTACCGGTACTGCTTTACCAGCAACTCGGCAGTTACCGCATGGAGCTCGCCGCCGGTACGGCCCTGTGGCTGGTGACCCTGCTCCTGCTGGTGTTTGCGGCCTTCAATTTGCCCGGCTACAGACGCAAACAGAGCAGACATCAACAGGATGCATTAAAGACCCTTGCGGAGGCCCGTCATGCTTGA
- a CDS encoding ABC transporter ATP-binding protein, protein MAAVAGTRQSQHQAEPVIEVSNLCNRFGEHVVHEDLDLNLYRGEILGVVGGSGTGKSVLLRSIIGLRKPTSGNIRVFGETLDALSARARSRMEQRFGVLFQGGALFTSLNLQENIAVPLIEHAGLKRPDAERVARMKLALTGLPPDAALKYPAELSGGMVKRASLARALALDPEILFLDEPTAGLDPIGAAAFDELIVTLRNALGLTVFLVTHDLDTLYSTCDRVAVLSQKRVLVADTLETVAANPDEWIQDYFNGPRGRAASYAAANQTPRQQGENV, encoded by the coding sequence ATGGCGGCAGTAGCAGGTACCAGGCAGTCACAACATCAGGCAGAACCGGTTATTGAGGTCAGCAACCTCTGCAACCGTTTCGGGGAACACGTTGTCCACGAGGATCTGGACCTGAACCTGTACCGGGGAGAAATCCTGGGCGTGGTGGGCGGCTCAGGCACCGGGAAATCGGTGTTGCTGCGTAGCATCATCGGTCTGCGCAAACCCACCTCCGGGAATATCCGGGTTTTTGGCGAAACGCTGGACGCCCTGTCTGCGCGGGCCCGTTCCCGAATGGAGCAACGCTTTGGTGTCCTGTTCCAGGGCGGCGCGCTGTTTACCTCGCTGAACCTGCAGGAAAACATTGCCGTTCCCCTGATCGAACACGCCGGGCTCAAGCGCCCGGATGCCGAGCGGGTGGCTCGCATGAAACTTGCCCTGACCGGCCTGCCACCGGATGCCGCCCTCAAGTATCCCGCGGAACTGTCCGGTGGTATGGTCAAGCGTGCGAGCCTGGCACGGGCCCTGGCTCTGGATCCGGAAATCCTGTTCCTGGATGAGCCCACGGCGGGCCTGGATCCGATTGGCGCAGCGGCTTTTGATGAGCTGATCGTGACCCTCCGCAACGCCCTGGGCCTGACGGTTTTCCTGGTCACCCATGACCTGGACACCCTGTATTCCACCTGCGACCGGGTTGCCGTGTTGTCACAAAAACGGGTACTGGTGGCAGACACCCTGGAAACCGTTGCCGCCAACCCGGATGAATGGATACAGGATTACTTCAATGGCCCACGAGGCCGGGCCGCGAGCTATGCCGCGGCGAACCAAACACCGAGGCAACAAGGAGAAAACGTCTGA